Proteins encoded in a region of the Mycobacterium branderi genome:
- a CDS encoding aldehyde dehydrogenase family protein, translated as MTVQDVLDEIRKRPGTGEVIPVIDPATEEQLTEFTDCGPEAVNEAVARAKETAESGVWSGMPDYERARVLWRVADLIDENADILAELESVNAGIPPAQAQIITKVGSEWFRYYAGWCTKIEGIARDVNTGGLSGIESHQHVYTLREPYGVVGLIFPWNGPVFNFCAKLAPSLAAGCSSVVKPAEETPLSALVLDRILADAGVPEGVVNLLLGYGHTAGAAITAHPDVEKVAFTGSTEVGREIVHASASSNLNKVTLELGGKSPVVIFDDADLDMAIPMASFGTFIHSGQACVCGSRIFAQRGVYDRVVEGIANMANTMQLGGPKEEGAMIGPLISQKQLNRVLGYLDQGKADGVELVTGGHRLDRKGYFVHPTVVTNVDPDTSRLFQEEIFGPVVTILPFDDDDEAVALANNTTYGLAATAWTRDLGRAHRVAKRLKAGTVGLNCQMQFDHSMPFGGYKQSGWGYESGKAGIETYLQTKIVWAQM; from the coding sequence ATGACGGTCCAGGATGTGCTCGACGAGATTCGTAAACGACCGGGCACCGGTGAGGTGATTCCTGTCATCGACCCCGCCACCGAAGAGCAGCTCACCGAGTTCACCGATTGCGGCCCCGAAGCCGTCAACGAGGCGGTGGCGCGGGCGAAGGAGACCGCCGAATCCGGAGTGTGGTCGGGAATGCCCGATTACGAGCGTGCCCGGGTGCTGTGGCGGGTCGCCGATCTGATCGACGAGAACGCGGACATCCTCGCAGAACTCGAGTCCGTCAACGCCGGCATTCCGCCGGCTCAGGCCCAGATCATCACCAAAGTCGGGTCCGAATGGTTCCGTTACTACGCTGGCTGGTGCACGAAGATCGAGGGCATCGCCCGGGACGTGAACACCGGGGGGCTGAGCGGGATCGAATCGCACCAGCACGTCTACACGTTGCGCGAGCCCTACGGCGTGGTGGGGCTGATCTTCCCGTGGAACGGACCGGTGTTCAACTTCTGCGCAAAGTTGGCGCCGTCGCTGGCGGCGGGCTGCAGCAGCGTGGTCAAGCCCGCCGAGGAAACCCCGCTGTCGGCGCTGGTTCTGGACCGGATTCTGGCCGACGCCGGGGTGCCGGAGGGGGTCGTCAACCTGCTGCTGGGCTACGGGCACACCGCGGGCGCGGCGATCACCGCGCATCCCGACGTCGAAAAGGTCGCGTTCACCGGATCGACCGAGGTCGGCCGGGAGATCGTGCACGCCTCCGCCAGCAGCAATCTCAACAAGGTCACGCTGGAACTCGGCGGCAAGTCGCCCGTGGTGATCTTCGACGACGCCGATCTGGACATGGCCATCCCGATGGCGTCGTTCGGCACCTTCATCCACTCCGGCCAGGCCTGCGTGTGCGGATCACGCATCTTCGCCCAGCGCGGCGTCTACGACCGGGTCGTGGAGGGCATCGCGAACATGGCTAACACCATGCAACTGGGCGGACCCAAGGAAGAGGGCGCCATGATCGGCCCGCTGATCAGTCAAAAGCAGCTCAACCGCGTCTTGGGCTACCTCGATCAGGGCAAAGCTGACGGCGTCGAGCTGGTCACCGGCGGCCACCGGCTGGACCGCAAGGGATATTTCGTGCACCCGACCGTGGTCACCAACGTCGACCCCGACACGAGCCGGCTCTTCCAAGAGGAGATCTTCGGGCCCGTGGTCACGATCCTGCCGTTCGACGACGACGACGAAGCGGTGGCCCTGGCCAACAACACCACCTACGGGCTCGCTGCCACGGCGTGGACCCGCGACCTCGGCCGGGCGCACCGGGTGGCCAAGCGCCTGAAGGCCGGAACCGTCGGGCTCAACTGCCAGATGCAATTCGATCACTCGATGCCCTTTGGCGGATACAAGCAATCGGGCTGGGGCTACGAATCCGGCAAGGCGGGCATCGAGACCTACCTGCAAACGAAGATCGTCTGGGCGCAAATGTAG
- a CDS encoding LacI family DNA-binding transcriptional regulator, producing MADPDGEAANIAKATRPTHADVARLASVSTATVSYVLNNSEGRRISSRTREAVYRAAEQLGYRPHVAARNLASGKSGVVLYVVPRIAVGEMPMQAGSLMTTELARRGLLQVQIFETEDDQHVIDAVESLDPIAVTSLFPLSDDARDAVQAADVPLIEIGTLPALGDPHLSVGALRVEHLVSRGHRNIAFAYTAIPKWRALGDYWLEGVARAAAAHELPPVSVDEVTLDNAADVVARWASAGVTAVCAQSDEIACLVLYGIREAELRCPADLAVIGVDANPMGEISSPPLTTVEFNPVAVADAALAAVLSELGYPAPPAPQPTDVAHLIMRAST from the coding sequence ATGGCCGATCCGGACGGTGAGGCAGCGAACATAGCCAAAGCCACGCGGCCCACGCACGCCGACGTGGCCCGTCTGGCGAGCGTGTCGACCGCGACGGTCAGCTATGTCCTGAACAATTCGGAGGGCCGGCGCATCTCCTCGCGCACCCGCGAGGCGGTCTACCGGGCGGCTGAGCAGTTGGGATACCGGCCTCACGTCGCCGCGCGCAATCTGGCCAGCGGCAAGAGCGGGGTGGTCTTGTATGTGGTGCCGCGGATAGCGGTGGGGGAAATGCCGATGCAGGCCGGCAGCCTGATGACCACCGAACTGGCCCGCCGCGGTTTGCTGCAGGTGCAGATCTTCGAAACCGAGGACGACCAGCACGTCATCGACGCGGTCGAAAGTCTCGATCCGATCGCCGTCACCAGCCTGTTCCCGCTGAGTGACGATGCACGCGACGCGGTGCAAGCCGCCGACGTGCCGTTGATCGAGATCGGGACGCTGCCCGCCCTCGGTGATCCTCATCTGTCGGTCGGCGCGCTTCGCGTCGAGCACCTGGTCTCCCGTGGACACCGCAACATCGCGTTTGCTTACACCGCGATCCCCAAATGGCGTGCGCTGGGCGACTATTGGCTCGAAGGCGTGGCCCGTGCCGCCGCAGCGCACGAGCTTCCGCCGGTCAGCGTCGATGAGGTCACTCTGGACAACGCCGCCGACGTCGTGGCGCGCTGGGCCAGTGCTGGCGTGACCGCAGTGTGCGCGCAAAGCGACGAGATCGCATGCCTGGTGCTCTACGGCATCCGAGAGGCGGAACTTCGTTGTCCGGCCGACCTCGCGGTGATCGGCGTGGACGCCAATCCGATGGGCGAAATCAGCTCACCACCGCTGACCACGGTGGAGTTCAATCCCGTTGCAGTGGCCGACGCCGCGCTCGCGGCGGTACTCAGCGAACTGGGCTACCCGGCGCCGCCGGCTCCGCAGCCCACCGACGTCGCCCACCTGATCATGCGCGCCTCGACGTAG